The Pelagicoccus albus genome includes the window TTCCTCCGGGGAGAAGTCACGGAATTTGATGTACTGGTAGACTTTCTTAACCTCGTGCAGAGCAGGGTGTGGTGAGCGATCCGCGTCGATGATGCCATTCAAGCAGAAGTTGAGGTCGTGTTGCAGGTGGGATGCTCCGAAGTCTCCTCCGTAGCCCCAGTAGGGTCGCCCGTTTTCATCCTTGGCATAGATCCCTTGGTCGACCCAATCCCATATGAACCCCCCTTGGGCAGCGGGGTAGCTTTCGATTGCGTCCCAATAGTCTTGAAGGTTACCGACGCTGTTGCCCATGGCATGGGCGTACTCGCACATGATGAATGGGCGTGCGGGATCGTTGGATACATAGTCTACCAAAGTTTTGATGCTTGGATACATTGGGACCTGAAGGTCGCTATTCGAGTAGTGGGTCGCTCCCTCGTATTGTACGGGACGAGTGCTGTCATGCGACTTGAGCCATTCGTAGGTTGCGAAGAAGTTCTGCCCGTTTCCGGCTTCGTTGCCCAGTGACCAGATGATGATGGATGGATGGTTTTTCGAGCGATGAAACATGCGTTTAACGCGATCCAAGTGGGTGCCTGCCCATTCGGGAAGGTAAGCAGGATGGATGGATTCGTCGAAGGAGCCTTGGTTGGTGGTACCCATACCGTGCGTCTCGATGTTTGCCTCATCGACAACGTAGAAACCGTACTCGTCGCAGAGGTCATAGAAGAAGTGATTCTTGGGGTAGTGGCTGCAGCGGATGGCGTTGATGTTGTTTTCTTTCATCAAACGCAGGTCCAATCGAACGAGCTCTTCGCTGACGACGTGACCGGTTACAGGATCGTGATCATGCAAGTTAACACCCTTCAGATAAACGGGCTGACCGTTTACGAGGAGCTGGCTGTTTTTGATTTCGACTTTGCGAAAGCCGATTCGGGTGGAGGTGTACTCCGGTTCGCCACCTTCGGGTGTTACTTTCAAGAGAAGTGTGTAAAGCTCTGGCGTTTCGGCGGTCCATTTGCGGACCTCGGGAATCTCATCCGAGAAGTCTACGGTCGCTTCGCCTTGGGCGGAGAGCTTTACGCGTGACTTGAAGCTGAGCGCTGTTTCGCCGCTTTTATCCAAGAGCTTGCCTTCGATTTGGAGTTTGGCTGTTTTCTCGCTTTCGTTGGTTAGGAGCAGTTCGGATTTGAATTTACCAGTCTGGTAGTTGTCGCCCAAATCCGCCGTGACCCTGAAGTCGGTGAGGGTCGCCGGATTTGTAGCGTAGAGGAAGACGTCGCGTTCTATCCCGCTCAGACGCCAAAAGTCTTGGTCTTCGATATAGCTGGCATCTGACCAGCGGTAGACCTCTACTGCGAGGAGGTTTTCTCCCTCTTGGAGGGCCTCTGTTATATCGAATTCAGCCTCGGTTTTGCTCCCTTCGCTGTATCCGATTCGTTGTCCGTTTACCCAGACATACATTGCGCTGCGTACTGCGCCAAAATTTAAGTAGACCCGCTTGCCATCCCAGTTGTCTGGGATCGTGAATACACGCCGATAGCTGCCGACTGGATTGTATTCATCGTCTACATAAGGTGGGTTTTTAGGGAAGACATAAACAATGTTCGTGTAGATTGGGAGTCCATGTCCTTCGAGTTCCCAATTTGCGGGAACTGGGATAGTCGTCCAGTCGGAGATGTCGTAGTCAATCGCTTCAAAGCCGATTGGACGGTCCGCGGGCTTGGAAACCCAATGAAAATCCCATTCTCCGTTCAGAGATTGAATGTAGGTAGAGTCCAAATACTCATTTTCGAGGGCGGTTGCTTGGTCCTGATACCGTGTGAAGTGAGCATGTGGGGCTTCGCGATTAATCTGGAAAACTTCGGGGTCTTTCCATTCCAGCTCGGCGGCTCCTAAGTGAAGGGTTTGAACGGCCACGCCTAGTGCTGTGATGAGCGTGAGCAGTGGTTTTTTTCGGAGGAAGTGGTTCATGATGTATTCTGCTTATACCGGTTATTGGAGAGCACGAAACCGTAGCTCTAAAGGTTTTGAAGGGGGTGGAGGTACGGGGTAATGAGAGTTTAAGATACTGTAGTGTCAGGCGGTATCAATTTTTAATGACCAATCTCCCCCATATGAGGGAGTGGACTTAGCTCCTTTCGGCTTAGAATCTTGAAGCCGCGTAAATATTAGGCGGCTCGCATCGTGGATTGAAGCAAAGGGTATTCGCTTGAGCAGGTATTCTCCGGTTTTAATCCGAGGGATGGCTAGCGAACCAACCACTCGAACAAACCGGTTTCCTCGCTGGGAGTACCTGACGGGAACTCGATTTTGAGGTATCTAGCGGTCACCGTTTGGTTGATCGGAATCGGAGATCCGCTGATCGGGCTTTTGGTGAAGTCCGCTAGCGTCATCCACGATTCCGCATCGTCCGAATAGAGAAGGAGGAACTGAGTTGGCTTCCAAGCGTACTCTGGACGGACCTCTTGCCGGGCTATTTCCGTCGCTTGACCGAAATCCATCTGGATCCAGTGTATCCCTTCATTGTCACCTGCGATCCAGCGAGTTGCGTAGTTGTTGTCTGTGACATTTTGGGGCTCTGTGTGAGGACCAAGTTGACTGGAGGCTGTCGTGGTCGCCGAGAGCGTTCCCTTTTTGCTGGCGCGATTTACCAAGAGAGCGGGACCCTCGTGGCTCGGGTCAATTTTTCGGATCAACCCATTGTCGTCGAAATCAAGCTGGTCTACGCAGACTTGGCGACGGACGGGCTCGAAAGGGATGTTGTGGCGATGGTAGAGAATGTAGTGCTGTCCTTCAAATTCGAATACCGAATGGTGTCCTGGTGACAGAACGTTCTTCTCGTGGTCACTGACCAGAATAGGACTATTCGACGCTTCCTCGAAAGGGCCCAGAGGTGAGTTGCCGATGGCGTAGTGAACCTGGTAGCTGTCCTCTGTGGTCTTCCCGTCAGAGTACATCAAATAGTAACGCCCTTCTCGTTTTAGCATGAAGGGGGCTTCGAAATAGTGTTCGGGGGTAATGTCGACTGGTACTCCGACGAAGGAGTCCATGTTATCCGTCAATTCGACTGCGAAACAGTGCCCGTTGGTCCAATTCCAGCCAGATCCCCAATAAAGATAGGGAGTTCCATCCCCGTCGACGAATGCTTGGGCATCGATCATGTGGTAGGTCCTGTCGAAGTCTGCGGATATCATGGGACGATCGCCCAGACTGTTTTCCCAAGGGCCGAGTGGATGGCTAGCGACTCCGACCCAGACCTCGCTTCCAACGGACACATGCATGTAGAATCGCCCGTCCATACCCTGGACTACAGACGGCGCCCAGACCATGGCTCCCATGGATGTCGGTCCGGTGCAGGCGGCCTTTGTGGGCCAATTCAGTTCACGATAGGTCCAATCCTGAAAGTCGTCGGATTCCCAGCATCCTAGTGTTTCGCCGCCCCAAGGGTCTAAGGTTGCGTAGATATAGTGTTTCCCTTGGTAAGAGACAATGGAAGGGTCGGCGTAGTAGCCCGGCAAAATGGGATTGGCAGAGTTGGCCTCTTCTCCGCTCCCTTGCGCTCGATTTTCCGGGATGAGGGAGACCGCCAGAAAAATGGCAGCGAGTAGGGACGTTCTTGGCTTGTTCATAGAGAGCTTAGGGGCGTTTTTCCGAACGAAATGGGCTTGGGAATAGTTCGGCAACAGCGGAACAGCTTAGGTGGCGGGGGAGATGTGTCACACTGTCCCGCTTCTTATCGTCCGATTGAGAAAAAATGTGCCAAACGGATTTTGCTAGGATTTCTTAAGTTTTTGGTAAAGAGTGTTTAAGGAACTCAAAGCCTTCTGGCACCCAGTATGCACTATAGGGGGTACTAACTTAAATCTATCGAAGGAGGATTAAATCATGAAACTTATGAAACGCACATCATGGCCGAGTGATCCGTTTTTCGAAATGGATCGACTTTTTAACCGAGCATTTGGGGCTGCAGACTTCTGGCCCGGCAGTTTTGTGAATGCTGGACATCGTGACTTCCCGCTGGATGTACACGGAGACGACAACCACTACTATGTGACCGCTGAATTGCCGGGAGTCGCCAAGAACGAGCTCGATCTGAAGGTCGAGAACTCGGTTCTCAGCATCACAGTCAATAAGACGAACAAGGGCGAAGATGCGTCGAGCGAAAGTGTGA containing:
- a CDS encoding glycoside hydrolase family 2 TIM barrel-domain containing protein, with protein sequence MNHFLRKKPLLTLITALGVAVQTLHLGAAELEWKDPEVFQINREAPHAHFTRYQDQATALENEYLDSTYIQSLNGEWDFHWVSKPADRPIGFEAIDYDISDWTTIPVPANWELEGHGLPIYTNIVYVFPKNPPYVDDEYNPVGSYRRVFTIPDNWDGKRVYLNFGAVRSAMYVWVNGQRIGYSEGSKTEAEFDITEALQEGENLLAVEVYRWSDASYIEDQDFWRLSGIERDVFLYATNPATLTDFRVTADLGDNYQTGKFKSELLLTNESEKTAKLQIEGKLLDKSGETALSFKSRVKLSAQGEATVDFSDEIPEVRKWTAETPELYTLLLKVTPEGGEPEYTSTRIGFRKVEIKNSQLLVNGQPVYLKGVNLHDHDPVTGHVVSEELVRLDLRLMKENNINAIRCSHYPKNHFFYDLCDEYGFYVVDEANIETHGMGTTNQGSFDESIHPAYLPEWAGTHLDRVKRMFHRSKNHPSIIIWSLGNEAGNGQNFFATYEWLKSHDSTRPVQYEGATHYSNSDLQVPMYPSIKTLVDYVSNDPARPFIMCEYAHAMGNSVGNLQDYWDAIESYPAAQGGFIWDWVDQGIYAKDENGRPYWGYGGDFGASHLQHDLNFCLNGIIDADRSPHPALHEVKKVYQYIKFRDFSPEEKTVTVYNGYAFTDLADFEITWKLSEEGRTVAMGVLPATDLAPDEETTIGLDLDFSEYDLKGEWQIDFAATTRKATELLTANHTLAAAQFIEGSYVYPSFSENVDGLDLEIQSSDTITVSNRDFTASFDSKTGYLSQLKYGNKSILKEALRPNFWRAPTDNDFGFKMQKNWRDWKTAGEEAKLVSFKTTPIDSGSVQIDAEYGLPAVDGKLTISYLINKQGEILVTNKLTGVSSSATDLPRFGNNLVLEESFAQAKYYGRGPFENYQDRNTAAFLSEYSSDVNDLGFAYARPQENGYRTDVRWVQFVDKSGQGIRVDAIDSPIGFNARHQYDSDFDPGLEKAQRHMSDIVYRPLVNVNIDHAQMGVGGDTSWGELPHEQYRLAPQDYEYTYLLSPVR
- a CDS encoding family 43 glycosylhydrolase, whose translation is MNKPRTSLLAAIFLAVSLIPENRAQGSGEEANSANPILPGYYADPSIVSYQGKHYIYATLDPWGGETLGCWESDDFQDWTYRELNWPTKAACTGPTSMGAMVWAPSVVQGMDGRFYMHVSVGSEVWVGVASHPLGPWENSLGDRPMISADFDRTYHMIDAQAFVDGDGTPYLYWGSGWNWTNGHCFAVELTDNMDSFVGVPVDITPEHYFEAPFMLKREGRYYLMYSDGKTTEDSYQVHYAIGNSPLGPFEEASNSPILVSDHEKNVLSPGHHSVFEFEGQHYILYHRHNIPFEPVRRQVCVDQLDFDDNGLIRKIDPSHEGPALLVNRASKKGTLSATTTASSQLGPHTEPQNVTDNNYATRWIAGDNEGIHWIQMDFGQATEIARQEVRPEYAWKPTQFLLLYSDDAESWMTLADFTKSPISGSPIPINQTVTARYLKIEFPSGTPSEETGLFEWLVR
- a CDS encoding Hsp20/alpha crystallin family protein encodes the protein MKRTSWPSDPFFEMDRLFNRAFGAADFWPGSFVNAGHRDFPLDVHGDDNHYYVTAELPGVAKNELDLKVENSVLSITVNKTNKGEDASSESVMTRSITVGDDIDVEGVTAKLENGILYVSLPKAEERRPRKIQIG